A stretch of the Flavobacterium aquiphilum genome encodes the following:
- a CDS encoding YhcH/YjgK/YiaL family protein, whose protein sequence is MIVDTLKNGSQYTSLHPLFAKAFDFMNQNDIATLENGTIQIEEGLKVIVSTANGKTRETSLAKFECHDKNIDIQVCVKGLETIAWKPREKCVTPNGDYNPEKDVRFFNDTPDMDFQLTDGQFVIFYPGDVHAPMIGEGEIKKLVFKVKI, encoded by the coding sequence ATGATCGTAGATACACTAAAAAACGGATCCCAATACACTAGCTTACACCCTTTGTTTGCAAAAGCATTTGATTTCATGAATCAAAATGACATTGCTACCCTAGAAAACGGAACAATCCAAATCGAGGAAGGTTTAAAAGTAATTGTAAGTACTGCAAACGGAAAAACTAGAGAAACTAGTTTGGCTAAATTTGAATGCCATGATAAAAATATCGACATTCAGGTTTGTGTGAAAGGATTGGAAACCATAGCTTGGAAACCAAGAGAAAAATGCGTTACACCAAATGGAGACTATAATCCAGAGAAAGATGTACGTTTTTTCAATGATACTCCAGATATGGACTTTCAATTAACAGACGGACAGTTTGTGATATTTTATCCAGGAGATGTTCACGCTCCAATGATTGGTGAAGGTGAAATCAAAAAATTGGTATTTAAAGTTAAAATCTAA
- a CDS encoding sugar kinase has translation MKKVVTFGEILLRLSPPSHLRLTQATSFDLYFGCAEANVAASLSKFGLPVKFITAVPPNELGESSLSMLRSFAVEPIALIQGKRLGIYYFEQGASERPGKVVYDREDSSFSTLRKGMIDWETIFSDADWFHWSGITPSLSLELAELCEEALLVASRMGLTISADLNYRPTLWKYGKNANEVMPNLVKHCDLLLGGVDESEKVLGVPKNDSDGEDIVFANWMKAFPKLKNIVSTHRMDANASSNGISASLWNGNVLLNSRRYNISHIIDRIGAGDAFMAGIIYGLITWPEDHQTALEFAVAATCLKHSISGDINLATVNEIKALMGGAGGGRVSR, from the coding sequence TTGAAAAAAGTTGTTACTTTTGGAGAAATCTTACTAAGACTTTCCCCACCAAGTCATTTAAGGCTTACTCAGGCGACGTCTTTTGATTTGTATTTTGGCTGTGCCGAAGCAAATGTTGCTGCTTCATTGTCAAAATTCGGACTTCCTGTTAAATTTATAACAGCAGTTCCTCCTAATGAACTAGGAGAATCGTCACTGAGTATGCTACGTTCTTTTGCAGTAGAACCTATTGCTTTGATTCAAGGCAAAAGGCTAGGAATCTATTATTTTGAACAAGGAGCATCCGAAAGACCAGGAAAAGTAGTCTATGACAGAGAAGATTCTTCGTTTTCAACCTTACGAAAAGGAATGATTGATTGGGAAACAATTTTCAGTGATGCCGATTGGTTTCATTGGTCAGGAATCACCCCTTCCCTATCACTTGAACTGGCTGAGTTGTGCGAAGAAGCGCTACTTGTAGCCTCTCGAATGGGATTGACTATATCTGCCGATTTAAATTACAGGCCTACTTTATGGAAATACGGAAAAAACGCCAATGAAGTAATGCCAAATTTGGTAAAACACTGTGATTTATTATTAGGAGGCGTGGATGAATCCGAAAAAGTTTTAGGTGTTCCAAAAAATGATTCAGACGGCGAAGACATTGTTTTTGCCAACTGGATGAAAGCCTTTCCTAAACTAAAAAACATAGTATCTACGCATCGAATGGATGCTAATGCTTCATCTAACGGCATTAGTGCTTCATTATGGAACGGAAACGTTTTATTGAATTCAAGAAGATACAATATCTCTCATATCATTGATAGAATTGGTGCCGGAGATGCATTCATGGCCGGAATCATTTACGGATTAATTACTTGGCCCGAAGATCATCAAACTGCCCTTGAATTTGCAGTTGCGGCTACTTGTTTGAAACACTCCATCTCTGGAGATATTAACTTGGCTACCGTCAATGAAATTAAAGCGTTAATGGGAGGCGCAGGCGGAGGAAGAGTTTCTAGATAA
- a CDS encoding UxaA family hydrolase, producing the protein MQKKLIKVNPADNVIVALTDLVQNEQIMFEGTTVSPTTDVKAKHKITEKDFAIGDEIIMYGVLVGKAVKPIKKGEVITTENVKHQSEKVFGKNGNLGWTPPNVDRWKDKTFNGYHRADGQVGTKNVWLFIPLVFCENKNIEKLKDIFENELLPKKEVSYKNLLRSLIEEKSVEEVSDRYRDENLLDNIEVKFINHQGGCGGIRQDSELLAKLLAGYVNNPNVAGATILSLGCQNLQVDIFKAALKSISPNCDKEILIYEQQQIGTTDQMFQMVIKDSYEAIKRANKIERKPAPISKLSIGLECGGSDGFSGISANPVLGVVSDIFAALGAKSILAEFPELCGVEQELMNRCIDEEKADKFLSLMKAFEKSVVDAGSGFDMNPSPGNIKDGLITDAMKSAGASKKGGTAPIVDVLDYGEYISKPGLNLLNTPGNDAECTTGLVGSGATVVLFTTGLGNPMGNPVAPVVKIASNTALTNRMSDIIDFNAGTVITGEKNITEVGEELVDYIIELASGNVETKADQLKQDVFIPWKRGVSL; encoded by the coding sequence ATGCAAAAGAAATTAATAAAAGTAAATCCAGCAGATAACGTAATTGTCGCTTTAACCGATTTGGTACAAAACGAACAAATTATGTTTGAAGGAACTACCGTATCACCAACTACTGATGTTAAAGCAAAACATAAAATCACAGAGAAAGATTTTGCAATTGGTGATGAGATAATAATGTATGGCGTTTTGGTAGGAAAAGCTGTAAAGCCTATAAAAAAAGGAGAAGTAATTACCACCGAAAATGTAAAACATCAAAGTGAAAAAGTTTTTGGTAAAAACGGAAATTTAGGTTGGACTCCACCAAATGTAGATCGTTGGAAAGACAAAACTTTCAACGGATACCACCGTGCAGATGGACAAGTTGGTACCAAAAACGTTTGGTTATTTATTCCCCTGGTTTTTTGTGAAAATAAAAATATCGAAAAACTGAAAGATATTTTCGAAAACGAATTACTGCCAAAAAAAGAAGTTTCTTACAAGAATTTATTACGTTCTTTAATTGAAGAAAAAAGCGTAGAAGAAGTTTCCGATAGATATCGAGACGAAAATCTTTTAGATAATATCGAAGTAAAATTCATCAATCATCAAGGTGGTTGTGGCGGAATTCGACAAGATTCGGAATTGTTGGCAAAACTTTTGGCAGGATATGTGAACAATCCAAATGTTGCCGGTGCAACTATTTTAAGTTTGGGTTGCCAAAATTTGCAAGTAGATATTTTTAAAGCTGCATTGAAATCAATTAGCCCAAATTGTGATAAAGAAATTTTGATCTATGAGCAACAACAAATTGGAACTACCGATCAAATGTTCCAAATGGTGATTAAAGATTCTTATGAAGCCATTAAAAGAGCCAACAAAATTGAACGTAAACCTGCTCCTATTTCAAAATTAAGTATTGGGTTGGAATGTGGTGGATCCGACGGATTTTCAGGAATATCGGCCAATCCAGTATTGGGAGTTGTTTCAGATATTTTCGCAGCTTTGGGAGCCAAATCCATTTTGGCAGAGTTCCCGGAATTATGCGGTGTTGAGCAAGAATTAATGAACCGATGTATTGACGAAGAAAAAGCAGACAAGTTTTTATCCTTGATGAAAGCTTTTGAAAAATCGGTTGTAGATGCAGGTTCAGGATTTGATATGAACCCATCGCCAGGAAATATCAAAGACGGATTAATTACCGACGCTATGAAATCTGCCGGTGCTTCTAAAAAAGGTGGAACTGCACCTATTGTAGATGTTTTAGATTACGGCGAATATATTTCAAAACCAGGTTTAAATCTTCTAAACACACCAGGAAATGACGCCGAATGCACCACAGGACTGGTTGGATCGGGAGCAACAGTTGTTTTATTTACCACAGGTTTAGGAAATCCGATGGGAAATCCGGTAGCACCTGTTGTGAAAATTGCTTCGAACACGGCATTAACCAATAGAATGTCGGATATTATCGATTTCAATGCCGGAACTGTAATTACTGGTGAAAAAAATATTACCGAAGTTGGAGAAGAACTTGTAGATTATATTATAGAATTGGCGAGCGGAAACGTAGAAACAAAAGCTGATCAGTTGAAACAAGATGTATTTATTCCTTGGAAAAGAGGAGTATCATTATAA
- a CDS encoding bifunctional 4-hydroxy-2-oxoglutarate aldolase/2-dehydro-3-deoxy-phosphogluconate aldolase produces MSKIQNVTDAIVKQGMLPLYFNADENVTIEVLRAIYRAGIKAVEYTSRGETALSNFTKMVEVRNAEMPDLLLGIGTIKNKKQAEEYLAVGADFFISPGFVPEVAEFLIGQGILYSPGCMTPSEIIAAENAGVKFIKLFPGNMLGPEFLSGIKDIFPNLIFMPTGGVDTTAENIGGWFKAGVSAVGMGSKLISKPLMADKNYAKIEADTKTVLELIQSIK; encoded by the coding sequence ATGAGTAAAATTCAAAATGTAACTGATGCAATCGTAAAACAAGGGATGCTTCCTTTGTATTTCAATGCAGATGAGAACGTAACAATTGAAGTATTAAGAGCTATTTACAGAGCTGGAATCAAAGCGGTTGAATATACAAGCCGTGGAGAAACTGCTTTATCTAACTTCACTAAAATGGTTGAAGTTCGTAATGCTGAAATGCCAGATTTATTGTTAGGTATCGGAACTATCAAAAACAAAAAACAAGCTGAAGAGTATTTGGCAGTTGGAGCTGATTTCTTTATCAGTCCAGGTTTTGTTCCTGAAGTAGCTGAATTCCTTATCGGTCAAGGAATTTTATACAGCCCAGGTTGTATGACTCCATCTGAAATTATTGCTGCTGAAAATGCAGGAGTAAAATTCATTAAACTTTTCCCTGGAAATATGTTAGGGCCTGAGTTTTTGAGTGGAATAAAAGATATTTTCCCAAATCTTATTTTTATGCCAACAGGTGGTGTAGATACAACTGCTGAAAACATCGGTGGTTGGTTCAAAGCTGGAGTTTCGGCAGTAGGAATGGGAAGTAAATTGATCAGCAAACCATTAATGGCAGACAAAAATTATGCTAAAATTGAAGCTGACACTAAAACTGTTTTGGAATTAATCCAATCAATTAAATAA
- a CDS encoding sugar kinase, whose product MGKRVVTFGEIMLRLAPQGFLRFSQADNFEVVYGGGESNVAVSLANYGIPVDFVTRLPKNDIGECAMMEMRKRGVGVDNIVWGGERLGIYFLETGAVSRGSKVVYDRSHSSMSEIQPGMVNWEKVFEGVEWFHWTGITPAISQSSADACLEAVKAASKLGITISTDLNYRAKLWKYGGDREKIMTELTSYCDVILGNEEDAEMHFGIKPEGAAVQTHGHDVKAEAFLSVCQQMMAKFPRAKKVITTLRGSISASHNTWAGVLYDGKQMLQTRQYQITDIVDRVGGGDSFMGGLIYGLLTYPDDDQNALDFAVAASCLKHTIKGDANLVTVDEVTKLMGGDASGRVAR is encoded by the coding sequence ATGGGAAAAAGAGTAGTAACGTTTGGTGAGATAATGTTAAGATTAGCACCACAAGGATTTTTAAGATTTTCACAAGCAGACAATTTTGAAGTTGTATATGGTGGTGGAGAATCTAACGTAGCTGTTTCACTTGCAAACTATGGAATTCCAGTTGATTTTGTAACACGTTTACCAAAAAATGATATCGGTGAATGTGCAATGATGGAAATGCGCAAAAGAGGAGTTGGAGTAGATAATATCGTTTGGGGTGGTGAGCGTTTAGGGATTTATTTCCTTGAAACAGGAGCTGTAAGCAGAGGAAGTAAAGTGGTTTATGACAGATCACACTCTTCTATGTCTGAAATCCAACCAGGTATGGTAAATTGGGAAAAAGTTTTTGAAGGTGTTGAGTGGTTCCACTGGACTGGTATTACACCAGCTATTTCTCAAAGTTCTGCCGATGCATGTTTAGAAGCTGTTAAAGCTGCTAGCAAATTAGGTATCACTATTTCAACAGATTTGAACTACAGAGCCAAACTTTGGAAATACGGTGGAGATCGTGAAAAAATCATGACTGAATTGACTTCTTACTGTGATGTTATCTTAGGAAACGAAGAAGATGCTGAAATGCACTTTGGAATCAAACCAGAAGGAGCTGCTGTTCAAACTCACGGACATGATGTAAAAGCTGAAGCTTTCTTATCTGTTTGTCAACAAATGATGGCTAAATTCCCAAGAGCTAAAAAAGTAATCACTACTTTAAGAGGTTCTATCTCTGCATCTCACAACACTTGGGCTGGAGTTTTATACGATGGAAAACAAATGTTGCAAACTCGTCAATACCAAATTACTGATATCGTTGATAGAGTTGGTGGTGGAGACTCATTCATGGGAGGTTTGATCTACGGATTATTGACTTATCCAGATGACGATCAAAACGCTTTAGATTTTGCTGTTGCTGCATCTTGCTTGAAACACACTATCAAAGGTGACGCTAACTTAGTAACTGTTGATGAAGTAACTAAACTTATGGGTGGTGATGCTTCTGGTAGAGTTGCTAGATAA
- the kduI gene encoding 5-dehydro-4-deoxy-D-glucuronate isomerase: MTKYSSRYASSPQAVKQYDTKQLREEFLIDNLMQEGEITFTYSHYDRYIAGSATPITPLTLETIDPLKSTYFLERREMGIINVGGNGTVVVEGTEYPLGFKDALYIGSGNKEVIFKSDDSKNPAKFYINSAPAHKNYPTKKVSLAEANKLHLGTMETANHRTVNQMIIGGIVTTCQLQMGMTELKPGSVWNTMPAHVHDRRMEVYFYMDIPENQAVCHFMGEPQETRHIWMNNHQAVISPPWSIHSGAGTSNYTFIWGMAGENLDYADMDVCKITDLR; this comes from the coding sequence ATGACAAAATACAGTTCAAGATACGCTTCCAGCCCACAGGCAGTAAAGCAATATGACACTAAACAATTAAGAGAAGAATTCTTAATTGACAATTTAATGCAAGAAGGAGAAATAACCTTCACCTACTCACACTACGATCGTTACATTGCAGGATCAGCAACTCCGATCACCCCTTTAACTCTTGAAACAATCGATCCTTTAAAATCTACTTACTTTTTAGAAAGAAGAGAAATGGGGATTATCAATGTGGGAGGAAATGGTACTGTTGTAGTTGAAGGAACTGAATATCCTTTAGGTTTCAAAGACGCATTATACATTGGAAGTGGAAACAAAGAAGTAATCTTTAAAAGTGATGACTCTAAAAATCCGGCAAAATTCTATATAAACTCTGCACCTGCACACAAAAACTATCCAACCAAAAAAGTAAGTTTGGCAGAAGCCAATAAACTACACTTGGGTACAATGGAAACAGCCAATCATCGTACGGTAAACCAAATGATTATAGGTGGAATAGTTACTACTTGTCAGTTGCAAATGGGTATGACCGAATTAAAACCGGGAAGCGTTTGGAACACCATGCCAGCTCACGTACACGACCGCAGAATGGAAGTTTACTTTTACATGGACATTCCAGAAAACCAAGCCGTTTGTCACTTCATGGGTGAGCCACAAGAAACAAGACACATTTGGATGAACAATCACCAAGCTGTAATTTCTCCACCATGGTCTATCCACTCAGGAGCCGGAACCAGTAATTATACATTTATCTGGGGAATGGCCGGTGAAAACCTAGATTATGCAGATATGGATGTTTGTAAAATAACCGATTTAAGATAA
- a CDS encoding gluconate 5-dehydrogenase: MSINLFDLTGKTALITGGVHGLGMSMAKGIGHAGAKIVVNDLSQENIDKAIAEYKSVGIEAYGYVFDVTDEAAVIAAINKIEAEVAPIDILINNAGIIKRTPIIEMEVKDFAQVINVDLISPFIVSKTVAKGMIERGGGKIINICSMMSELGRDSVSAYAAAKGGLKMLTKNMATEWAKFNIQTNGIGPGYFATSQTAPIRVDGHPFNEFIISRTPANRWGDPEDLQGAAIFLSSKASDFVNGHILYVDGGILATIGKPSNE, from the coding sequence ATGTCAATCAACCTTTTTGATTTAACAGGGAAAACGGCACTTATTACTGGAGGAGTTCATGGTCTGGGAATGTCTATGGCTAAAGGAATTGGACATGCTGGAGCTAAAATTGTAGTAAACGACCTTTCGCAAGAAAACATTGATAAAGCTATCGCAGAATACAAATCAGTTGGAATTGAAGCTTACGGATATGTATTTGACGTAACAGATGAAGCTGCTGTAATAGCTGCCATTAACAAAATAGAAGCTGAAGTTGCTCCAATCGATATTTTGATCAACAATGCAGGAATCATCAAAAGAACTCCAATCATTGAAATGGAAGTTAAAGATTTCGCACAAGTAATAAATGTGGACTTAATCAGCCCTTTTATTGTTTCTAAAACTGTTGCCAAAGGTATGATTGAGCGTGGTGGAGGAAAAATCATCAACATTTGTTCAATGATGAGTGAATTAGGTAGAGACTCTGTAAGTGCTTACGCTGCCGCAAAAGGAGGTTTGAAAATGTTGACCAAAAATATGGCTACAGAGTGGGCTAAATTTAACATCCAAACGAACGGTATTGGGCCAGGTTATTTTGCTACCAGTCAAACTGCTCCAATTAGAGTAGATGGACATCCATTCAACGAGTTCATTATCAGCAGAACACCTGCTAATCGTTGGGGAGACCCAGAAGATTTACAAGGTGCTGCTATCTTCTTATCATCAAAAGCAAGTGATTTTGTAAACGGACACATCCTTTATGTTGATGGTGGAATCCTTGCTACAATTGGAAAACCTTCTAACGAATAA
- a CDS encoding tagaturonate reductase gives MKTLNRKNTGLEKLNPIKVVQFGEGNFLRAFVDYAFYKLNKEVDFNAGIAMVQPLKDGMVNMINDQDGLYTLFMNGIKKGEKIQDIELIDNVVKAINPYTDFADYLALAKEEELQFIVSNTTEAGIEFIGTDTPDMQPPVSFPAKLTVLLYERFKHFNGDASKAVTIIPCELIDYNSETLKKIILQYVDLWKLEDAFKNWVSDACTYHSTLVDRIVPGYPRANIEEYNSKLDYQDNLIVAAEPFFLWAIEGGDDLKAKLPFDKTDLNVKIVDDIRPFKMIKVRILNGAHTAMVPCSLLYGNKLVMETVNGDFTGKFVDNVIAEISETLAMDKNEITAYCEEVMDRFRNPFIKHALADIALNSISKFKVRVLPSLLGYYNANKKIPTNLTFSLACLIQFYKGTWNNEALPVKDTPELVEEFKNIWQLGSLDLVVAKTLSNTDFWGEDLTKINGLSEALVVALSEIEANGIEKGFNNFSSQF, from the coding sequence ATGAAAACATTAAATAGAAAAAATACAGGATTAGAAAAACTGAACCCTATTAAAGTGGTACAATTTGGAGAAGGTAACTTTTTAAGAGCTTTCGTTGATTACGCTTTTTACAAACTAAATAAAGAAGTTGATTTCAATGCTGGAATTGCAATGGTTCAACCATTGAAAGACGGTATGGTAAACATGATTAATGACCAAGATGGTCTTTATACTTTGTTTATGAATGGAATCAAAAAAGGAGAAAAAATACAAGATATTGAGTTAATTGACAATGTTGTAAAAGCAATAAATCCGTATACTGATTTTGCAGATTATTTAGCATTAGCCAAAGAAGAAGAACTTCAATTTATTGTTTCAAACACTACTGAAGCTGGAATTGAATTTATCGGAACTGATACTCCGGATATGCAGCCACCTGTATCATTCCCTGCAAAGTTGACTGTATTGTTATATGAAAGATTCAAACATTTCAATGGAGATGCTTCTAAAGCAGTAACTATCATCCCTTGTGAATTGATTGATTATAACTCAGAGACTCTGAAAAAAATCATTTTACAATATGTTGATCTATGGAAATTAGAAGATGCATTCAAAAACTGGGTATCGGATGCTTGTACATACCACAGTACTTTGGTTGACAGAATCGTTCCAGGATATCCAAGAGCTAATATTGAAGAATACAACAGCAAATTAGATTATCAAGATAATTTAATTGTTGCTGCAGAACCATTTTTCCTTTGGGCTATCGAAGGAGGAGATGATTTAAAAGCAAAATTACCATTCGATAAAACAGATTTGAATGTGAAAATTGTTGACGATATACGTCCTTTCAAAATGATTAAAGTTCGTATTCTAAACGGTGCACATACTGCTATGGTACCTTGTTCTCTTTTGTACGGAAACAAATTAGTAATGGAAACTGTGAACGGAGATTTCACAGGTAAATTCGTAGACAACGTTATTGCTGAAATTAGTGAAACCCTTGCTATGGACAAAAATGAAATCACTGCCTATTGTGAAGAGGTAATGGATCGATTCAGAAATCCATTTATCAAGCATGCACTTGCTGATATTGCTTTAAATTCAATCTCAAAATTCAAAGTGAGAGTTTTACCAAGTTTATTAGGTTACTATAATGCTAATAAAAAAATTCCTACTAATTTGACTTTTTCATTAGCTTGTTTAATCCAATTCTACAAAGGAACTTGGAATAACGAAGCATTACCAGTAAAAGACACTCCAGAACTGGTTGAAGAATTTAAAAACATTTGGCAATTAGGATCTTTAGACTTAGTTGTTGCTAAAACACTGTCTAACACAGACTTCTGGGGTGAAGATTTAACAAAAATTAACGGTTTATCAGAAGCTTTAGTGGTAGCTTTGAGTGAAATTGAGGCCAATGGAATCGAAAAAGGATTCAATAATTTCAGTTCTCAATTCTAA
- the uxaC gene encoding glucuronate isomerase, giving the protein MSTTFIHDNFLLENKYAEELYHNYSKNQPIIDYHNHLNPQFIAEDKIFNNITNVWINGDHYKWRAMRTLGVNEQFITGNGSDKDKFLNWAKTVPYTMRNPLYHWTHLELARYFDIYDLLNEKSAEKIYEEASAKINSPEYSTRNLLRKVNAEFVCTTEDPIDTLDFHEQILKSDYEVKVGTAFRPDKAILISNDGYNEYVDKLAEKTGITINTYADLQSALRNRIEFFDKNGCKLCDHGLDQVYFEKYTESEVSAIFKKKRENGVLSNEEALKFQSAVLFFLFETYHEFGWVQQLHLGALRNNNARMHRILGPDTGWDSIGDYPQAQKLSGFLNALDSKDKLAKTIIYNLNPADNEVMATMIGNFNDGSVKGKVQFGSGWWFLDQKDGMTKQLNALSNMGLISCFIGMLTDSRSFLSFPRHEYFRRILCNLLGDEIKRGELPNDMEWIGKMVSDISYNNAKEYFKF; this is encoded by the coding sequence ATGAGTACAACATTCATACACGATAATTTTTTATTAGAAAATAAATACGCTGAGGAATTATACCACAACTATTCTAAAAATCAGCCTATTATAGATTATCACAATCACTTGAACCCACAATTTATTGCTGAAGATAAAATCTTTAACAATATTACAAATGTGTGGATAAACGGAGACCACTACAAATGGCGTGCAATGCGTACATTGGGAGTAAACGAACAATTTATTACAGGAAACGGTTCTGATAAAGACAAATTCTTGAATTGGGCAAAAACAGTTCCTTACACGATGCGTAATCCTTTGTATCACTGGACGCATTTAGAATTGGCTCGTTATTTTGACATTTACGATTTATTAAACGAAAAATCTGCTGAGAAAATTTACGAAGAAGCTTCTGCTAAAATAAATTCTCCTGAATACAGCACTCGCAATTTGCTTCGCAAAGTAAATGCCGAGTTTGTTTGTACAACCGAAGATCCAATTGATACTTTAGATTTCCACGAACAAATTCTAAAAAGTGACTACGAAGTAAAAGTAGGAACTGCCTTTAGACCTGACAAAGCTATCCTTATTTCGAATGACGGCTACAACGAATATGTGGATAAATTAGCAGAAAAAACAGGAATTACTATCAATACTTATGCTGATTTACAATCGGCTTTGAGAAACAGAATCGAATTTTTTGACAAAAACGGTTGCAAACTGTGTGATCACGGTTTGGATCAAGTTTATTTTGAAAAATATACTGAAAGCGAAGTAAGCGCTATCTTCAAAAAGAAAAGAGAGAACGGAGTACTGAGTAACGAAGAAGCATTGAAATTCCAAAGTGCTGTGTTGTTCTTCTTGTTTGAAACTTACCACGAATTTGGATGGGTACAACAGCTACACTTAGGTGCATTGAGAAACAACAATGCACGTATGCACCGAATTTTAGGACCTGATACAGGATGGGATTCTATTGGAGACTATCCACAAGCACAAAAATTATCCGGTTTCCTAAATGCATTGGACAGTAAAGATAAATTGGCTAAAACAATTATTTACAACCTAAATCCTGCCGACAACGAAGTAATGGCTACCATGATTGGCAACTTTAATGACGGAAGTGTGAAAGGTAAAGTTCAATTTGGTTCTGGATGGTGGTTTTTGGATCAAAAAGACGGAATGACCAAACAATTGAATGCCCTTTCAAATATGGGATTAATCAGTTGTTTTATCGGAATGTTGACTGATTCAAGAAGCTTTTTATCTTTCCCAAGACATGAATACTTCAGACGTATTCTTTGTAACCTTTTGGGAGATGAAATAAAAAGAGGTGAACTTCCTAATGATATGGAATGGATTGGAAAAATGGTTTCCGATATCAGTTATAACAATGCTAAAGAATATTTTAAATTCTAA
- a CDS encoding pectinesterase family protein, whose product MMEKMKLKRFCFSLLSIFLLSCSAGKSNGSVSKEPIKYDIVVDAKGSGNFLTVQEAINSVPLLTQKEIRIYIKNGVYKEKIEVPKDKINITLIGEDKTKTILTYDDFASKKGARGLGIGTAGSYSFAITGDSFKAINITFENSAGAVGQAVAVRIDGDKVFFENCIFKGFQDTIYTRADSSRQYYKNCYIEGATDFIFGASTVLFEGCEIFSKKGGYYITAASTTINRPYGYVFMNCKLTGNADKGTVYLGRPWRNDAKTVFIKCEMGEHINPLGWHNWNKPEAEAATFYAEYKSRGKGASQSSRVKWSHTLTDAEVSDYTIEKILNGWNPIQK is encoded by the coding sequence ATGATGGAAAAAATGAAATTGAAGCGTTTTTGTTTTTCGCTTTTATCTATATTCTTGTTGAGTTGTTCGGCTGGAAAATCAAACGGTTCGGTTAGTAAAGAACCTATAAAATATGACATTGTTGTTGACGCAAAAGGGTCAGGGAATTTTTTGACGGTACAAGAAGCGATAAATTCAGTTCCTCTTTTAACTCAGAAAGAGATAAGGATTTATATTAAAAATGGTGTCTATAAAGAAAAGATAGAAGTGCCAAAAGACAAAATAAACATTACTTTAATAGGTGAGGACAAAACTAAAACAATACTGACTTATGATGATTTTGCTTCAAAGAAAGGGGCAAGAGGTTTGGGTATTGGTACGGCTGGTTCTTATAGTTTTGCGATAACTGGAGATAGTTTTAAAGCAATCAATATTACTTTTGAAAATTCGGCTGGAGCGGTAGGGCAGGCAGTTGCTGTTAGGATTGATGGTGATAAAGTATTTTTTGAAAATTGTATTTTTAAAGGCTTTCAAGATACTATTTATACACGAGCGGATAGTAGCAGACAATATTATAAAAATTGCTATATAGAAGGTGCTACAGACTTTATTTTTGGTGCATCGACGGTTTTATTCGAGGGCTGTGAGATCTTTTCAAAAAAGGGGGGATATTATATTACAGCAGCTTCAACAACGATAAATAGACCCTACGGATATGTTTTTATGAATTGCAAATTAACTGGCAATGCCGATAAAGGAACTGTTTATTTGGGACGTCCTTGGCGTAATGATGCTAAAACTGTTTTTATCAAATGCGAAATGGGTGAGCATATTAATCCATTGGGATGGCACAATTGGAACAAACCCGAAGCGGAAGCAGCTACATTTTATGCAGAGTATAAAAGCAGGGGCAAAGGAGCTTCCCAATCATCCCGAGTTAAATGGTCGCATACATTGACAGATGCGGAAGTTTCCGATTATACGATTGAAAAGATTTTAAACGGATGGAATCCTATTCAAAAGTGA